Proteins from a genomic interval of Plasmodium reichenowi strain SY57 chromosome 11, whole genome shotgun sequence:
- a CDS encoding tyrosine kinase-like protein, putative, protein LKLMEEKNLEKNAVEAFKQKMEKKKQEYLRFNLSRNGENMKEGDEKKKEIDINNNHNFNINNHQVNDNHINNKYINNYMNNRHINNIHVSNNHINNIHMSNNHINNNHINNNHIKNNNDINRNNSNRHKNRKVVYIETYDTYDKYILNMYDEENEIYEDEINRENVESRTPNEGMEFNRIEKREENIFIPLKILSNKYDFNDLVEATNNFSEYNRIAKGGNGTVYKGVLKNCINVAIKVLKKNENNGFENEIIIMSRYRHNNILSLLGYAMNKNNFYLIYEYVNLGDLRTLLFNHYYYYNSKNKENPELSYYNISCYENYLRKKKSSSSCSSTNYYTSTFYKQNIFPYFNNSKYSPFQQNSFDNNTPLFLSFNIRINILVQIINVLCYLHTSSPIVYHRDLKSANILIDDQFNAKLGDFGLSFVYMNNNNVFNLTGGTPGYADPYYISTHEINEQTEIYSFGALILEMLVSKSPAIHVGKNYNCIYSKNEKCPIFYHKKKHDHDDNVFDYLVNHLNMSDYKSIYSILDYSVNFPDFLVEKLTKLSFLCLNPNIKNRPSSKLVNLILLEIQKECDLFMKKQQETFKRKFNCINMYLEDMERGEQKQNKKKIYNNNNINSHNNSYNSNIIQKNETKFSESKGNNKNKKFKTEDSNKLEENYNIFLKKIKEINYNTLKKSFYNFVYPMFKNENIYNFSEHIMHKRNKKCPAEHIKQHMENAKKVSSTIQYNELNMNDIPTPDYIRFKYNTISNLCNIKECILHRMHKDFFSKNYILNSFSFNLMNCYFLKFISNYLKYVNMPNGSNSLLIKDDDDDDNEHDEEDYDDEKQEGEYEQVHLSKKKYIEDKYKEQKHKEKTHKDDIHDEEKYKDDIHNEEKYKDDIHDEEKNKDHIHNEEKYKDDIHDEEKNKDHIHNEENKEGKLSSSFKTPIERLFKIYQEDIHNNMNNKLKKKKTMKEQIQQKKKNNNISNINHIDNSNNVDNNKENVNNRKNKQMNLEENNIYNNNNAGNNHNIYNKNINYHNNISNNPFKGIEKDYIDKNNMINVIPKCPVKNPNLNNIYVNYANNQNDVRYHVLFNNNDYLLNNHNFLEPNPDHINNINNNNNNNNYYYYNNNQIYMNNCYMNNKYNNMNMEHMKNYYNNGYNNEYYNHINLSNIPYNNIQLQNGHFHNINMNNQNMIPFQNINNTLYASNQVKINNEHIINDVDNNICNNMQNISKNVDKSSSDINHEINDAQNILSNSNEQYLKGNYIKNNTPKISFHFNKEKNNEQNIKEACLNDKENISKNLENLRKLHNDIQKEKDVNNIKETDEDTYFNSSSLLRDYNIHKKNMNNNDLLLSDDNFMMSPYDNINDTHILYISNFVNFINLENNKNINDSNTCAWFNKYVFEVLIDEHKFFSSVTFLDILYEFNVFNVKRDGHVFIEHDNEYVLQGKWCDYDPNKNNSTSVNFEENFCFEIAISEDIENNTHSVFLLKSNQLKHTDNIQNDNTITKKIWVSEYLGRRNEFLEKILKRNISNILYECISRKHCLFLLEVLMKKINKPTSYDNKVKGNFSYFYFEYNIKVLCNSENCIFTNNHILHKNNTYSYKLPNNILSLLVFSEDKLIKGKYHPENQINTTQKVHFPLYPFFVNINFYNEK, encoded by the exons CTTAAGCTCATGgaggaaaaaaatttagAGAAGAATGCCGTGGAGGCatttaaacaaaaaatgGAAAAGAAGAAGCAAGAATATTTAAGATTCAATTTATCAAGAAATGGTGAGAATATGAAGGAAGGGGATGAAAAGAAGAAAGAGattgatataaataataaccATAATTTCAATATTAATAATCATCAAGTGAATGATaatcatattaataataaatatataaacaattatatgaataatagacatattaataatatccATGTGAGCAATAAccatattaataatatccATATGAGCAATAAccatattaataataaccatataaataataatcatatcAAAAATAACAACGATATTAATAGAAATAATTCGAATAGACATAAGAATAGAAAGGTAGTATATATAGAAACATATGATACTTATGataaatacattttaaatatgtatgatgaagaaaatgagATTTATGAAGATGAAATCAATAGAGAAAATGTCGAATCAAGAACACCAAATGAAGGTATGGAATTTAACAGAATAGAAAAACGTGAAgagaatatatttattcctTTAAAGATTTTAtctaataaatatgatttTAATGATTTAGTAGAAGCaacaaataatttttcagAATATAATAGAATTGCAAAAGGAGGGAATGGAACAGTATATAAAGGTGTTTTAAAGAATTGTATAAATGTAGCTATAAAggtattaaaaaaaaatgaaaataatggttttgaaaatgaaataattattatgagTAGATATCgacataataatattttatctttattagGTTATGctatgaataaaaataatttttatttaatatatgaatatgtTAATCTAGGTGATTTAAgaacattattatttaatcattattattattataattcaAAAAACAAAGAAAATCCAGAATTAagttattataatataagttgttatgaaaattatctacgtaaaaaaaaaagttcTTCTTCTTGTTCTTCtacaaattattatacTTCAACGTTTTATAAACAAAACATTTTCCCATATTTCaataattcaaaatattCTCCATTTCAACAAAATTCATTTGATAATAACACACCtctatttttatcatttaatataagaataaatatattagtACAAATAATTAATGTCTTATGTTATTTACATACATCTTCTCCTATTGTATATCATAGAGATTTGAAATCTGCAAACATTTTAATAGATGATCAATTTAATGCTAAGCTTGGTGATTTTGGGCTTTCCTTTGTTTACATGAACAACAACAATGTGTTTAACTTGACAGGAG GAACCCCAGGATATGCAGACCCCTATTATATATCTACTCATGAAATTAATGAACAAACAGaaatttattcatttgGTGCCCTCATATTAGAAATGTTGGTATCTAAATCACCTGCTATTCATGTAGGAAAGAATTACAATTGTATTTATAGTAAAAATGAGAAATGTCCgattttttatcataaaaaGAAACATGACCATGATGATAACGTTTTTGATTATTTAGTtaatcatttaaatatgaGTGATTACAAATCAATTTATTCTATTTTAGATTACAGCGTAAATTTCCCTGATTTTCTGGTAGAGAAATTAACAAAATTATCCTTTCTTTGTCTGAACCctaatataaagaatagACCATCTTCTAAACTAgtaaatttaatattattagaaaTACAAAAGGAATGCGATTTATTCATGAAAAAACAGCAAGAAACATTCAAACGTAAATTTAAttgtattaatatgtatttgGAAGATATGGAAAGAGGAGAACagaaacaaaataaaaaaaaaatatacaacaataataatattaatagtcataataatagttacaattctaatattattcagaaaaatgaaacaaAATTTTCAGAATCCaaaggaaataataaaaataaaaaattcaaaacTGAAGATTCTAATAAGTTagaagaaaattataatatttttctaaaaaaaattaaagaaataaattataatactttgaaaaaaagtttctataattttgtttatcctatgtttaaaaatgaaaatatatataattttagTGAACATATTATGCAtaaaagaaacaaaaaatgtCCAGCTGAACATATTAAACAACATATGGAAAATGCAAAAAAGGTTTCATCAACAATCCaatataatgaattaaatatgaatgaCATACCTACACCAGATTATATCAGATTTAAATACAATACAATTAGTAATTTgtgtaatataaaagaatgTATATTACACAGAATGCATAAAGACTTTTTCagtaaaaattatattttaaattctttctcttttaatttaatgAACTGTTATTTCTTGAAATTTATttcaaattatttaaagTATGTAAACATGCCTAATGGTTCTAATTCACTTCTAATCaaagatgatgatgatgatgataatgaacatgatgaagaagattatgatgatgaaaaacAAGAAGGGGAATATGAACAAGTGCATTTgagtaaaaaaaaatatatagaagataaatataaagagCAAAAGCATAAAGAGAAGACACATAAAGACGATATAcatgatgaagaaaaatataaagacgatatacataatgaagaaaaatataaagacGATATAcatgatgaagaaaaaaataaagaccatatacataatgaagaaaaatataaagacGATATAcatgatgaagaaaaaaataaagacCATATACATAATGAAGAAAACAAAGAAGGAAAACTTAGTTCTTCCTTTAAAACACCCATTGAAagattatttaaaatttatcaagaagatattcataataatatgaataataaattgaagaagaaaaaaacgATGAAGGAACAAATACAGcagaagaagaaaaataataacataagCAATATTAACCATATTgataatagtaataatgttgataataataaagaaaatgtgaataatagaaaaaacaaacaaatgAACCTTgaggaaaataatatttataataataataatgctGGTAATAAtcacaatatatataataagaatattaattaccataataatatttctaatAACCCTTTCAAAGGTATAGAGAAAGATTATATtgacaaaaataatatgattaaTGTAATACCTAAATGTCCTGTAAAGAATCcaaatttaaataatatatatgttaattatgcaaataatcaaaatgatGTTAGGTATCATGTActatttaataataatgattatcttctaaataatcataattttttagaACCTAATCCagatcatataaataatattaataacaataataataataataattattattattataacaataatcaaatatatatgaataattgttatatgaataataaatataataatatgaatatggaacatatgaaaaattattataacaatGGATATAATAACGAATATTATAACCATATTAATTTAAGTAATATAccttataataatattcaatTACAAAATGGacattttcataatataaatatgaataatcaaaatatgataccctttcaaaatataaataatacttTATATGCTTCAAATCAAgtcaaaataaataatgaacatattattaatgatgtggataataatatatgtaataatatgcagaatatatcaaaaaatgTAGATAAGTCATCTTCTGATATTAATCATGAAATAAATGATGctcaaaatatattatccaATTCTAATGAACAGTATCTAAAAGGTAactatataaaaaataatacacCCAAAATAAgttttcattttaataaagaaaaaaataatgaacaGAACATTAAAGAGGCTTGtttaaatgataaagaaaatatatcaaaGAATTTAGAAAATTTGAGAAAGTTACATAATGATATACAAAAGGAAAAAgatgtaaataatattaaagaaaCCGATGAAGATACTTATTTTAATAGTTCTTCTTTATTAAGAGATTATAATATCcataagaaaaatatgaataataatgatttattattatcagATGATAATTTTATGATGAGCCcttatgataatataaatgatacacatatattatatatttctaattttgttaattttattaatttagaaaataataaaaatataaatgattcTAATACATGTGCATggtttaataaatatgtttttgAAGTATTAATTGATGaacataaatttttttcatcagTAACATTTTtagatattttatatgaatttaaTGTTTTCAATGTAAAAAGAGATGGTCATGTATTTATAGAACATGATAATGAATATGTATTACAAGGTAAATGGTGTGATTACGATcctaataaaaataattctaCTTCTGTTAATTTTGAAGAGAATTTTTGTTTTGAAATAGCTATATCTGAAGatattgaaaataatacaCATAGTGTTTTTCTATTAAAATCTAATCAATTAAAACATACAgataatatacaaaatgataatacaATAACTAAAAAAATTTGGGTTTCAGAATATCTAGGAAGAAGAAATGAATTCCttgaaaaaattttaaaaagaaatatatccaatatattatatgaatgtATTAGTAGAAAACATTGTTTATTTCTATTAGAAGTActtatgaaaaaaataaataaaccTACATcttatgataataaagTAAAAGGAAATTtctcttatttttattttgaatataatataaaagttCTATGTAATAGTGAAAACTGCATATTTAcaaataatcatatattacataaaaataatacatattcatataaacTACCAAATAATATCTTATCTTTACTTGTCTTTTCTGAGGATAAATTGATCAAAGGAAAATATCACCCTGAAAATCAAATAAACACAACACAAAAAGTGCATTTTCCTctttatcctttttttgtcaatattaatttttataatgaaaaataa
- a CDS encoding circumsporozoite-related antigen: MKILSVFFLALFFIIFNKESLAEKTNKGTGSGVSSKKKNKKGSGEPLIDVHDLISDMIKKEEELVEVNKRKSKYKLATSVLAGLLGVVSTVLLGGVGLVLYNTEKGRHPFKIGSSDPADNANPDADSESTGEPNADPQVTAQDVTPEQPQGDDNNLVSGPEH, from the exons atgAAAATCTTATCAGTATTTTTTCTTGCtcttttctttatcattttcaATAAAGAATCCTTAGCcgaaaaaacaaacaaagGAACTGGAAGTGGTGTTAGcagcaaaaaaaaaaataaaa AAGGATCAGGTGAACCATTAATAGATGTACACGATTTAATATCTGATATGAtcaaaaaagaagaagaacTTGTTGAAGTtaacaaaagaaaatcCAAATATAAACTTGCCACTTCAGTACTTGCAGGTTTATTAGGTGTAGTATCCACCGTATTATTAGGAGGTGTTGGTTTAGTATTATACAATACTGAAAAAGGAAGACACCCATTCAAAATAGGATCAAGCGACCCAGCTGATAATGCTAACCCAGATGCTGATTCTGAATCCACTGGAGAACCAAATGCAGACCCACAAGTTACAGCTCAAGATGTTACACCAGAG cAACCACAAGGTGACGACAACAACCTCGTAAGTGGCCCTGAACACTAA
- a CDS encoding WD domain, G-beta repeat-containing protein produces MKNRTRILKDSNIQTFNTCFDNINLNCASLKNKNLKNGPSFSFFYEYAHDRSILSLSLDESGTYMATASADHSIRIHNLKSLSTIKELYHKKCGHYDWVNEVFFTRRNEVLSGGLDGKLCLWNTIYSCKIQKINKMMNCSEYLEQRKKVKEVKFKASNNVITCKEMCAHHSTISDMKFDKQNDKCITSSYDKTLKLFDIRKFRQLCIYKGNHTCPITKFLWLQNKIISADKNGCLCVFDVETSQEILNAKNTHTGNIGALNYFYLYNKTGKKMINNNPNVDHEKRIDKSLAFSSISSNDIKKNYSLKNKNNNNRDKNNKHNKREDVNYDVIYDDNCDDNIVKKNSNRNINLIRSDNLFGQHDNYLNLNNEKIPLIITGGQNDGILKVRDFRIFHKYVSYKKIHTASINSIITYNLNNKTYIISCSADGYCYQFEIQSICSSNLNNYLKKICVNEPILSARYVGNHFILVGSSFGNLFLLDFSDCSENTLTKQPKNIDSINEINTNSINLSDKINNPLNEKKSTNNDILWAFGACKKGGINCIDCIFVYDSKNKNTTEFEMYNIITAGDDGIPCFLYIPNSYI; encoded by the exons atGAAGAACAGAACaagaatattaaaagaCAGTAACATACAAACATTCAATACATGttttgataatataaatttaaacTGCGCTTCtctaaaaaataaaaacttGAAAAATGGACcttcattttcatttttctaTGAATATGCTCACGATAGATCAATTTTATCCCTTTCACTAGATGAAAGTG GAACATACATGGCTACAGCTAGCGCAGATCATTCCATACGCATACACAACCTAAAAAGTTTATCAACtattaaagaattatatcataaaaaatgtgGTCATTATGATTGGGTTAATGAAGTATTTTTTACCAGAAGAAATGAAGTTCTTTCAGGAGGATTGGATGGAAAATTGTGTCTATGGAATACTATATATTCTTGTAAAATTcagaaaataaataaaatgatgAACTGTTCAGAATATTTAGAACAGAGAAAAAAAGTGAAAGAAGTAAAATTTAAAGCATCCAATAATGTAATAACTTGTAAAGAAATGTGTGCACATCATTCTACAATTAGTGATATGAAATTTgataaacaaaatgataaatgTATTACTAGTAGTTATGATAAGACATTAAAACTTTTTGATATCCGTAAATTTCGTCAActatgtatatataaaggtAATCATACTTGTCCAATTACAAAATTTTTGTGGTtacaaaacaaaataatatcaGCAGATAAAAATGGATGTCTATGTGTATTTGATGTTGAAACATCTCAAGAAATACTTAATGCGAAAAATACACATACTGGAAATATAGGAGctttaaattatttttatttgtataataaaactggaaaaaagatgataaataataacCCAAATGTGGATCATGAAAAACGAATAGATAAATCTTTAGCCTTTTCAAGTATATCATCaaatgatattaaaaagaattattctttaaaaaataaaaataataacaatagggataagaataataagCATAATAAAAGGGAGGATGTTAATTACGATGTTATTTATGATGACAATtgtgatgataatattgttaaaaaaaatagtaatagaaatattaatttaattagatcagataatttatttggacaacatgataattatttaaatttaaataatgaaaagatACCCTTAATAATTACAGGTGGTCAAAATGATGGAATATTGAAAGTAAGAGATTTTCGtatatttcataaatatgtcagctacaaaaaaatacacACAGCTAGCATTAATAGCATTATAACTTATAATTTAAAcaataaaacatatattatttcttgTTCAGCAGATGGGTATTGTTATCAATTTGAAATACAAAGTATATGTTCATCAAAtttgaataattatttaaaaaagatatgTGTAAATGAACCTATTTTATCAGCACGATATGTTGGaaatcattttattttggTTGGCTCATCTTTTggaaatttatttttattagaTTTTTCTGATTGTTCAGAAAATACATTAACAAAACAAcctaaaaatatagattCAATCAATGAAATTAATACAAATTCAATTAATCTTTCtgataaaattaataatccattaaatgaaaaaaaaagtaccAATAATGATATCTTATGGGCTTTCGGGGCTTGCAAAAAAGGAGGAATTAATTGTATTGATtgtatatttgtttatgattcaaaaaataaaaatacaacTGAATTTgaaatgtataatattataacaGCAGGAGATGATGGTATTCCATGtttcttatatatacccaattcttatatttaa
- a CDS encoding hypothetical protein (conserved Plasmodium protein, unknown function), with product MPKGSTFFLKTFVCATPVGILLFNEIKRIVNVRENENFNKNLFLKNFDRNILLKNKRTTVLEEEKMYGNKKKLSFFYNSSNINKESDKEEALKYFYGKAWGYATDYEIDISLNTGDLIFIKHDLDNLNIFKKILLKINRYFQDNNDYDEIGMILKKHNISYIYIQNLLNKKENVIRYSYFLQKYRPSVVSLRRFLCDDENIKIELQENIMNSIMNDDGINKRYSIFLNLLYNIFKKKVSINTNENTNNHFYNDEYICKKINSNIEINNLINMLLFRSFNLFYYFINYMKNLQNVQCIKKKNYIILNNIYLNSGMQPNQNLNINDKKNLQSYEFPINSLTHFIFIKKDYELMKKNQIIYEKPKKEILKEIEKFLSFLIENEYTLMDSTEYMNEVLKNKRNITVPNNTKYNTNKFIKNLHFYINKLYSKLKTFSLINYHVYEIYRKTHLLPFIKKDYNSISLFLSLNNFYKPINSKNIFQDTFKVPKLSNIFHVRQEEAEKLQRYFYQFNKVPKSEI from the coding sequence atgcCCAAAGGTTCAACcttctttttaaaaacttTTGTGTGTGCGACACCTGTGGgcatattattatttaacGAAATTAAGAGAATTGTCAACGTGCgagaaaatgaaaattttaataaaaatttgttcttaaaaaatttcgataggaatattttattgaaaaataaaagaacaaCCGTATTAGAAGAAGAGAAGATGTatggaaataaaaaaaaactttcctttttttataattcatcgaatataaataaagagAGTGATAAAGAGGAGGctttgaaatatttttatggaAAGGCATGGGGATATGCAACTGATTATGAAATTGATATAAGTTTGAATACAGGtgatttaatttttataaaacatgatttagataatttaaatatttttaagaaaatactcttaaaaataaatagatatttccaagataataatgattatgatgaaataggaatgatattaaaaaaacataatataagttatatatatattcaaaacttgttaaataaaaaagaaaatgtaaTTCGATATTCTTATTTCTTACAGAAATATAGACCATCTGTTGTTTCCTTAAGAAGGTTTTTATgtgatgatgaaaatataaaaatagaattacaagaaaatattatgaatagTATAATGAATGATGATGGAATTAATAAACGATATTCAATTTTcttaaatttattatataatatatttaaaaaaaaggtgTCTATTAACACAAAtgaaaatacaaataaccatttttataatgatgaatatatatgtaaaaaaattaattctaatattgaaattaataatttaattaatatgttattatttagatcttttaatttattttattattttataaattatatgaagaaTCTACAAAATGTACAGTgcattaaaaaaaaaaattatatcattttaaataatatttatttaaattctGGTATGCAACCAAATCAAAATCtcaatataaatgataaaaaaaatttacagTCTTATGAATTCCCTATAAATTCTTTAacacattttatttttattaaaaaagattatgaacttatgaaaaaaaatcaaataatttatgaaaaaccaaaaaaagaaatattaaaagaaattgAAAAGTTTCTTTCATTTCTAATAGAAAATGAATATACACTTATGGATTCTACTGAATATATGAATGaagttttaaaaaataaaagaaatataacAGTTCcaaataatacaaaatataatacaaataaatttattaaaaatttacacttttacataaataaattgtACTCAAAGTTAAAAACTTTTTCTTTGATTAATTATCATGTTTATGAAATATACAGAAAGACTCATTTATTACCATTCATCAAAAAGGACTATAATTctatttcattatttttatcattaaacaatttttataaacCAATAAATAGTAAAAACATTTTTCAAGACACATTTAAGGTTCCTAAATTGtctaatatatttcatgTAAGACAGGAAGAAGCAGAAAAACTTCAAAGATATTTCTATCAGTTTAATAAAGTACCCAAATctgaaatataa